ggtggcacaaaaacgtagcgaaaacaacacacagttgcatgcattggtgtgcctttggttgcttctgtgtggcacttcatgaataaaatattttaatggcgcattgtctataaattaagagtagcttcactgtgtgcggtgtcttttttcttttcaggaggagggtcagctcaatgcactgtgagcgctcaaagtgagcaagtcattgctgttgccagccacataatgaccagggtaggcaaccggactgactctgatggaggcattaacctgccaccagtggcaagtttgcctgttataagattgttgcagccaatggtggatggagcaggcaatgaagaattccattacgcaggtaaagaaagcactttgcatgttgtagaaaaacagcactcctctctttatattcctttgatgacaactgcagcgtgtactgtcaattgacgctgtttcaatgtttttcattgccttgaacctgctatgaggactgtacagttcatctacaacaaattataaaaatctcatttaatacaacactgtggaaagctgctctacatgtggttggctgaatgtttgtgcagataaaggctgcattggttgacagtgcgaagggatgacctgctccaagctgcatgttgttggacagcactctgaaggcattttgTCTTGACGGCTTACATTCATGTGAATGGTATGCTGTGTTCCTGTAGCGGAAGGCGAGGAGTTGGTTAACCGTCGGACACCGAGAgagcaagcattcagtgctgcaacctgaactgcattcattacgacattctctcctgatgatgtttttgagtcttgtttgccattcctgcctcactttaaacgaatgccaactttaatgcagtttcattatgcatgcactccttcacataaattttcatatttctgtgtacttgtacatgatggtgctccagggataaggtaacaacattcttgttgtgaataatggtgcagcttgcctatgtgtaatgctcgaagccttttcgaatttggttgctagtttcaaggaaattgttagttttgcaatgcagaggtttcactcgaagcaCATGTTTTCTGTGgccctcaggctcaggctgcagtatttgtcacctttcttgtatgcctcaccttggcattggtgtcgcatatatgcggcgaagcaagcaggcaggcattacaaggaaacctttgcaaaaaaaatgaaagtgggttagctcagctactccaggatatacaaagtgaaagctgtcggcgttcattggcattgacaaagttctagacgctgatgattttgaagaaaggaagggcgtataactggctccctgggccagaggacacgcatgagtacaaactagcaaatatactaaaattaaaaagaaacccattgaaagagcaaaaaaagctgcaggtgcagagttagAGGATAACCACATGTGTAAAACTCGGGGCCTGGGTGGCTATCACTAttgtatcagcagaaaaaaataaagtgaggtcatcaggcataaTTGAGAGTGAAAGGTGAGGAATATGGCATAACAAAACAGAACGACTAAACTGGGGCCCCCAGAAACaacggcagctatttggcgccgagaagggcaagtggtgccttatataagaacattataaagctttcgttataatttctcttcaccaattgacccaacaatctgtgctattgaggcagacagctaatgtgttgtaagcttagatttgtccaactaatttttaccttttctttattacagaagacgactgggaacctccgctcgtggatgagccgcagtcaccagcggctgcttTTGGTAAGGGTGGGACAACTCCAGAAGCAGTTGAGcaggagagcaatctcttttctcctgctgtgcaacctgctgatgcttccagcacagctgcagcaggctgcagcagtgctacagttgcttctggagctgccgctggtcccactacagctgaagcagtggccaccggtgacgctggcagggctccaagagggcggatggcccttttcgaaaggtctctggcagatgagaacgactatagagcggccttactgcgcgaagagcatggactgtgtctgcagctgatgcgagaggaccacaacagtattatgcaagagcggcaggagaaaaaactccttgatatccagaaaaaaaaattggaattggaaatcttagaaattgaaaaacaaatcaaacttgaagagcttcgtaggctgcgagaggcaccagaataaacggtgcctatgactgaatgaaactggaatgctgtgtgaatgcttgcacaaatattatgtggcaaatccacataaccacacttcatttgcacatgtaccgttttaagcacatgactcggtgggaacagacatacagccccgtcaccaccttgcatgcaagtctgacaagctatcgcatagcaggaggcaggtaggatggttgcgtggtacttctgctgctatggctatatagatctttggatgcaaacagcaatttattcatagaaatacgcattgctgtatgctacaaatatggctgctctaggaaggaaaaacctcccctggcattgcttgcaaaaccaaccagtagggaaaattgcaggccacattgttaaagtttccatgtataaaaagtcgacaatattggctcacgcaagtcaacaccacataaatgctcaaaggccaacaccgctctctactccttccattatctttgctgtctcatctaacctaaaccctcgcagctagtgcctcctactcaagaaccgaaacccttaaagaatgcgattcctcctatgccgtctacaaggtgggcccatagcttgagtcaatacaATGCCACCGActcccgctttgctgaagtaatctactgcttcaaaaatatggccaccacattcctgtgacaagccgcactaggcatgacaaaaaaagactataaagaagcattcatcaaaaaaaaacacttgctgatggcacccacgttctgctatttcgaaccccgccaaaccatgtaacaatttcaaaacatgccagttctcgatgagtggaatcagtacagttccaagaaggccggctcaaatgcaaagccagatttaagctgtgacagccaaccagtaactgcatgtacaaatcaaaagaaccgctagtccaagtgtttgcatgtaaaagatttcgctacaacacttgcgagctagaagtagctacttagtcatatcacaaaccattcattgaacccacaaaacaaaatgttgcaaacactactggggtcataaattatctttcagtggtccaccatgactgcggcagcaaggcGTTCCCTAACATCAGAAgtgcccgcacacaatgatcccggctaactgttggtgttggctcatgacgactcactttatgatctagggtttgtattcagc
This sequence is a window from Amblyomma americanum isolate KBUSLIRL-KWMA unplaced genomic scaffold, ASM5285725v1 scaffold_15, whole genome shotgun sequence. Protein-coding genes within it:
- the LOC144111923 gene encoding uncharacterized protein LOC144111923 isoform X2 translates to MLGQPKQKSKEEDARKKRDRHKTGGGSAQCTVSAQSEQVIAVASHIMTRKTTGNLRSWMSRSHQRLLLVRVGQLQKQLSRRAISFLLLCNLLMLPAQLQQAAAVLQLLLELPLVPLQLKQWPPVTLAGLQEGGWPFSKGLWQMRTTIERPYCAKSMDCVCS
- the LOC144111923 gene encoding uncharacterized protein LOC144111923 isoform X1 — protein: MLGQPKQKSKEEDARKKRDRHKTGGGSAQCTVSAQSEQVIAVASHIMTRVGNRTDSDGGINLPPVASLPVIRLLQPMVDGAGNEEFHYAEDDWEPPLVDEPQSPAAAFGKGGTTPEAVEQESNLFSPAVQPADASSTAAAGCSSATVASGAAAGPTTAEAVATGDAGRAPRGRMALFERSLADENDYRAALLREEHGLCLQLMREDHNSIMQERQEKKLLDIQKKKLELEILEIEKQIKLEELRRLREAPE